AGGAAGTGACAAGTGATACGCCTACGACGATTTATCTTTTAGGAGTAATTTGAGCCATATTTTGCCATAAATTGAATCAACAATCAATAAAATTAAAGTCTTTACATGACATATCTAATATATACCTAATATTTTGGGGGTCCTTCGAATTCAGGAGCCCTGTACGATCGCACGGTCCGCAAGTGCCTAGATACGGGCCTGTTGAAGAGACAggagcttcttctccttcttttcgtgtctctgtgtgtatgtgtgtgcgtGTCGGTGCAAAGCAGTTCTGCTAAGTAATTTTCGTCGCAACCAACGTAGTTAAGCACCTGCGGCATGTGGTTTCAGGATGCAGAGAGATGCTTCTGGTGTGAGCGGCTAGTATTTTTTACTCACACAGTTAGACCGTCCAGACTGATGATACGGTCACTGGCTTACTTGGCCAACCGATGTTCGTCTGGACCCAACGTGACGCACAAGTGCGAAACCATCTTAATTTTAAACTGTGCATATCAGCACTGTGGATCGACGTGCTGTACGTAGCATACCTGCAGTGCTTGTTGTTCATGACAGTCAACGCAGAGTCTCAGAGTTCTGAAGCCATACTTCTCGAGATTTGTGAGCCTATAGGGCGGTAACGTGCTTAGCAATTACTAACTCCTGTTGGTGGGTACGATGCGATTCGAGACCCCAGAGCCCAGAGATCTCTCTCGTTTCTCCAAACATTGTTTGAGATTTGGACAAAATTTCCTTCACCCCGCGCGCAAATTTTTTTGCCGAATCGTGAGCTGCCAACCTGGCTTGCGAACAACACATGCGTGACCTTCCCACCACCATCTCCGCGTGGCACGCTTCCCTTGGCTTCAAACTGCCTGCCTGCCCTTCCCAAGGCCGAATCATGCAGATACCACACTGCTGCAAGCTCATCAGAACTATATATCCTAGCGATCGTAGAAATGTCCACAACCATGGCCGtcgcggcggtgctcgccgtGCTGGCGGCGGTGTGCgtgccagcggcggcggtggtgggggagggaggagacggGGAGCGGAGGGAGGTGTCGGCCGATGCTAGGGCCCTGGTGGTGGGTGGCACGAGGAGGGTGCTGTTCGCCGGCGAGATGCACTACACCAGAAGCACCCCCGAGGTCAGTGCACGCCATGGCTTTGGGAGATCACTTTTGGTTTTGGTTACTATAGCTTGATCGTGGCATCAAGCATCATGAGGGCCCGtttcttttggaaaaaaaaaggaccaAGAACGGGCTTCTTTCCTTTCTAAGAAACTAACACAGTGCTCTTCACGGTGTAATATTAGTTGTCTCCTGTGCACTGCCCCTGCAATTGCTTTCATTGGCCTGTATATATTGTCGAATTTTTACAAGCCAGCACATTTTTCAATGGTGTCCAATTTTCGGAATGCATCCTTATCCTTATACATTATTAGTGCACCATTCAGACGAGGAGAGCAATCCTGAGCCTCTGAATTCTGAGACGTTTCTTATAGCTGAAATGGCATAGAGATCAGTCATTTCAGAACTCAAATGCTCTGGGTGAGTTTACAGGAGAAAACATGTGATGGAAAACAAGGGCACCTTTGACAaactttaaatataaaaaatgaacTTAATACCATTTTCTAGCTTCAATAAATTATGTACCGCATGTTTATGCTAACCCTAATGTTTTTTTCCTTAAGTGGTTCTTGTTCTTTAAACCATTTTCCTTTAAGTTCTCCAAATATAACTTTGCAGATGTGGCCAAAACTCATTGCTAAAGCAAAGGAAGGTGGCCTTGATGTGATACAGACCTATGTATTTTGGAATGTCCACGAGCCTGTCCACGGCCAGGTAGATGCTCTTTCCAGTTTCATGTAAAAGCCGCTCAAATCACTTTGAAAATATCCTATATGTTAATAGCGAAAGTAATGAGATGTGTACATTGTATCACTTTGACAGTACAACTTCGAGGGAAGATATGATCTTGTaagattcatcaaggaagttcaAGCTCAAGGGCTCTATGTAAACCTCAGGATCGGTCCCTTCATCGAGGCCGAATGGAGATATGGGTACGACCAAATGAAGTATAGATGTGTTCTAAAGAGTAGATCCTGACTGTGTCAATGAATTAAAGACTGTATAACATCTAtgtaaaataaaattaaaatattatctCAAAATGGTCTGGACATCTTTTATTAATGCAGAGGCTTCCCGTTTTGGCTACATGATGTCCCAGACATTACCTTTCGGAGCGATAACGAACCCTTTAAGGTAAGCCTGTGGTCGTGAGATTATAAAACTCAGTCACTTCATAACTGTGGCAGGTGAAATTCAGAGTAATCTATCCTGATCCAAATGAAACACTACTGAAGTAGTTTCACCAGTAATTTAGCACAATCAAACCTCTTTTAGGCATTATATTAACTAACTTCTATTTCATACATGCAGCAACATATGCAAAGATTTGTTACAGATATAGTAAACATGATGAAACATGAACAGCTGTATTACCCGCAAGGAGGCCCAATTATAATTTCTCAGGTCAGCAAATAAATAGAAAAGGATCAATTTCCTGTTTTTGACATGCACAACATTTAACCACATATATTGTATGCAGATTGAGAACGAATACCAAATGGTTGAACCTGCATTTGGATCAAGTGGACAGCGTTACGTCAGCTGGTCAGCTGCGATGGCTGTGAATCTTCAGACGGGTGTACCTTGGACAATGTGCAAACAAAATGATGCTCCAGATCCAGTTGTCGGTATTCATTTTCATACTATTTCACTTTATTTGCACAAAGGCAGACAAAAATTCAAACCAATTTAATAACAATTTATGATTAGATAAATACCTGCAATGGGCTCATTTGTGGAGAAACATTTGTTGGACCAAACTCAGCTAACAAGCCTGCATTGTGGACAGAAAATTGGACCTCTCGGTATCTGACCTATAATACTTCTACTCTTCAGCCCTACTTTTTGTACCATGATAGATAAAATGCCtaatgatatattgttcatacaCACAGCTATCTAATATATGGCAACGATACAAAATTGAGATCTCCAGAAGATATCGCCTTTGCAGTTGCGTACTTTCTAGCAAGGAAGAATGGGAGCTATGTGAGCTACTATATGGTATGAACTTTGCATGAAAATACTTGAGCATTTGAAAGCGGaacttctcattttttttccatttctaCGTTGATTATGACACAGTACCATGGAGGAACAAACTTTGGGAGGTCTGCTTCTTCATATGTAACAACAAACTACTACGATGGAGCTCCTCTAGATGAATATGGTAAACCTTTACACAAAATGGAACTGAGTTAAATGTATTTACAGAACTATACCATTCAACAGTGTGTCATTATATTTAACTTTACCTTTATCCAGGTTTGATATGGCAACCAACATGGGGCCATCTGAGAGAATTGCATACTACAGTAAAACAATCATCAGAACCATTACTTTTTGGAACATACTCCAATTTTTCATTAGGTCAAGAACAAGAGGTAAAGTTACACAAAGCACACCTGGATGCTTATTTAAATATATTTCAATAAGATAAGGACACATTCTATGATGTACTACAGGCACATGTTTTTGAAACAGAATCACGATGTGTTGCTTTCTTAGTGAACTTTAATCCGCACCAGACATCAGAAGTAGTATTTCGTAATATATCATTGCAATTGGCCCCTAAATCAATCAGCATTCTCTCCGATTGCAAGATAGTAGTTTACGAAACAGCTAAGGTGAGTAAACAGACTTACTGTCATGGAAAATCTTTCTCTTGTTTCCCTACCAAATGATATGATAGAGGTAAATATCATCATTTTTTGTCAAAGGTAAATGCTCAGCATGGTACAAGAACAACAGAACAAGTACAATCTTTGAATGACATTAATACTTGGAAAGCATTCAAAGAATCAATTCCTCAAGATGTGACTAAAGCTATGCACACTGGAAACCAGCTATTTGAACATCTGACAACCACTAAAGATGAGACGGACTATCTTTGGTACATTGTTGGGTAAGAAAAACTTTCCAAAGGTCGTTGCTAGCTCCAGCATTTGAATTTGTGTACTTGTTTCAGTCACTGCCTTGGACGTGTATGATAAGAGATTTTTGCTCAAATGCAGCTATGAATATACACCAAGCGATGATAACCAGCTTGTGCTACTTAATGTTGAGTCACGGGCACATATATTGCATGCTTTCGTCAACAATGAATATGTAGGCAAGTACGAATTTTGCAATTGATGTGTTTATACTATTTTTGTGTGTTTGACAACCTTCTCATAACATTTTTAGGTAGAGTACATGGGAGCCATGATGGACCTGCCAATATAATTCTTAGCGCAAATATTTCATTGAAGGAAGGACCTAACAGCATATCGTTGCTAAGTGCTATGGTTGGATCACCGGTATAAATCATAGAACTCTACTATCTAGTGAGCTATATAAAAAATAACCCCAACTACAgaaaaataaaagtgggatCAAAATTTTCTATAATGGGTCCTTCAAACACAAACTATATGGTGCAATGTGCCTggcttttgtactcaggttgtaTCCAAGTAACATTAACAGATGAGTCAAAGATAATTCATCAAAATTTTGATAACCCTCCACTCACATATTAATTTCATAAAACATATATTGTTAAGCAAGAGGACCATAACTTTCAATACTTTGGATAGATTATTAGACATTCAACAAACTGAGCTTTCATCCACTAACTTAAAGGACTCTGGTGCTCATATGGAAAGAAGAGTCTTTGGGATCCGGAAAGTGAGCATACAGCAGGGATGGGAGCCAGAACAAATTCTCAACAATGAGCTATGGGGATACGAAGTAAGTCCAAATCAATTTAATACTACAATGGAAATAGAGAGGCTAGTGTTAGTTAGATGCTTGATACTTGGCTTTCTGATTAAATGCAGGTTGGCTTATTTGGGGAAAGGAATCGCATCTACACACAAGAGGGATCGGACAATGTTGAATGGACAGCTATCAACAATTTGACATATAGTTCGCTTACTTGGTACAGGGTATAAAAAGTACAGTACATTTGGTTCATAACTTTTGGTTATCTGTGCATTTTACAGCAGTAAACAATACCAGTCATCATTTGTTCTATGGCCAGACAGCATTTCCCACACCAGCAGGAAACGATGCAGTGGTACTGAACCTTACTGGCATGGGAAAAGGTGAAGTATGGATCAATGGAGAGAGCATTGGACGGTATTGGGTCTCCTTCAAGGCTCCTAGCGGCAATCCTTCGCAATCTTTGTAAGTAGAAATAGTTCAAAAATTCTCATTCTCGCCTCTGTTGCCACTGTACCTTCTCCTCCAGATAACCTTACAAGCCACACTGATCCGTCATTCCTCAGGTATCACATCCCACGGCAATTTCTAAACCCTCAAGACAATGTTCTAGTCCTTTTTGAGGAAATGGGCGGGGACCCACAACAGATAACAGTGAACACAGTTTCCATCACAGGAGTGTGTGGCAATGTGAATGAGCTCTCTGCACCATCGCTCCAGTCCCAGGATAAGGAACCAGCAGTGGATATCTCGTGCCAGGAAGGCAAACAAATCTCGGCAATTGAGTTTGCGAGCTATGGGAATCCTATAGGGGACTGCGCAAGCTATGGCATCGGAAGCTGTCATGCTGAATCATCAGAATGGGCGGTAAAGCAGGTAAAGAACATATTTACCTACGCGAATGCAAATATGTCAGTGCTTTTGCCTTGTTAGCTAGATTAGTATCTAACTATTTCATTCACTGTTCCAGGATTGCGTGGGTAAGACTAGGTGCTCTGTTCCAGTAACACCTGCCAAATTCGGAGGCGATCCCTGCCCTGGAATCCAAAAATCCCTTCTACTTGTGGCTAGTTGCAGATGATACAAGAAAATCATACTAGTATACCACACAGAAAGAAGTTAGTTGAATGACAGAATCAGATAGAGGAAAGTGAAATTCATACGAACAGCAATTATTCTTATTAGTAGGCAAGAAGTTGATGGTTGGAGGCATACTTCATAGACTACATCTACCCATTGCTTTGACCTCTGTACCTCACAGCATAGATTCGTGCAGATTTTAGCCGAGAGAGAACTTATTAGTTTGTGATTCGAGATACCCTGACCAACTCATTTCTACCGCCTCCATATGGCGCCCCAACGCACCACGTAACTTCCACTGTTAATTGGATCCCAACCGCAGCACTGTGGGTTGTAGATTTCTAGGGAGAATAGAAGGGATCAACTTACAAGAACGGTTGCCGCCGCGATGCGAATCCGCACGACACACCCTTTCACCTGCGCATATAGCAGCCCGTGGCGATCCCAGCAGGCGCATTGGAGGTCGCCCCAACCTTGTGGCCCCGGATCGAaatgcggcggcgcggggcggccgAACCAGCGTCGAGGTGATCGCCGTCACGGGAGGGGATGATGGGCTCTGGCAACGGGAGGAGGCCGAAGTGCCGGACTGGGCTCGTGGGGGGCCGGAAGCGCCCGGCCGCCCACCCTTCTCGTTCCTggccttttttcatttttatattaaaaaaaacaaaatttcaaaaatataagcCGAATatgaaaatttttaaaaataggtaCCTGTCGCCTCATAATGTGCCTGTCGCCTATCCAGTTGGCGacatgacctaaatgtaaaaaaattacattatttaggtcctggcgcttAGGGcgtattaaacagtgaacttgtaaaatcgatataaaattgtagaaaaattggaaaaatacaaactcaactgttctggattctataaaataatatttacaacttttgttacataaagtttttcatttgatcaatgtatctaaatcaagaaaaatagttcttgtacctagaaaaatctgaaataattcatttggtctagttgtgcttatctaaaatttacctaattttttttatagctcttaggaaataaaataatagtactgtaaaagttatggcttctaatactcagtatagaagcatggataaataccccatttaaactagacatattgcaagatctaatttaaaaacttattctagaaatgttttctgggcctaccaattttgtacaagtctATTCTCACCATATGAAACACTCtggtcaaagatgacatgcatccaaaggatgaatcttgagatttaaataaaagtgcattaaaatggtatttaaaatagagcaagataaattgatcaaatgaaaaactttatgaaacaaaagttgtagatcttgtttcatagaatccagaacagttgagtttgtatgtttttgatttttctatgattttatatcgattttatattgtttaatgcgccctaggcgccaggacctaaatgtaatttttttacatttaggtcatgtCGCCAACtagatgggcgacaggcaccctgtcgcccattagcGGTGCGACAGACaccaatttttgaaaatttccctattcggcatatatttttgaaattttgtttttttaatataaaaattaaaaaaacgcCTCGTTCCTTACTAGCTGCGGCCCATTTTGCTACCTCAGGGAGTTTTCTTAGAGGATGGCCCATCTATTTGTTGGTCATTTTTATAAGTGGCCAGATGGGCGGTATGGCCGTACACGGCACGGTTCAACAAGGCACCAAGGCCCTCATTTGGTGAAAAATTATTGGTTTTGGTACTCTAGCATATTttattgttacttgacaaataatattcaattataaattaattaggtttaaaagattcatctcgtgcgaatcagttagactatgtaattagttattttttaactgcatttaatgctccatgcatgtgttcgaacATTCAATGTAACGGGTACTGTATAAaagtttttgggaactaaacagggcctaatcgTGCCGGCATGGCGAGCACGCGACTCGACGTTTCCGTGCTGGCCCAAGCTCGACGCAGAAATGCTAGAGACAGGCGACGGATGCGGAGAGGAAGGCCGGGTGAGGCGGGGGGGGGAGGCAGTCATCGGTGGCTGTGGAGACGAGGGCGCAGCGGTGGCCCATCCCCGAAGCTGAGGCGCGCGAGAGAGGAGGAGAACGGCGGCATGGGAAGTGAGGGCGTGGCGTCCGCGCTCAAGcgcgagagaggagagagatagagatagaggaGGAGGCGGTACTGGTCGGCGACCGGTTGGAGggcagggttttatttcccaaccggaaaccggttaccgccgccctccggtaccggtttaccagaccggttaggccggtaaccggtggaaaccggttgaattcaaatccaaattcaaataaattcaaattttccggtgcaaccggttccgaccggtttaccggcctgtttgaccggtttaccggccggttttaccagtttaccggtcggtttgaccggtttgaaattcaaacgctcccgtgcaaccggtttaccggccggtttgaccggtttaccgaccggtttgaccggtttaccggccggtttgaccggtttgatcggtgggccttcatgggccggcccattttttttctttttcttttttgatttaactttaaattcccacaaactatactaaatgaatgaatttttgagaaaatttgacaccattagattcatcacaccttgaagtatttttaggaattttttgggaatttttcattttttgaattcaaatttaaaatttgaattttgaccggttgggtaccggccggaaccggaaccagaccggttcccaccggttaggttaaccttgtTGGAGGGAGGAAGGGATGGGGATTATGTTCTAAAGGAAAGGAGGGAATGTGTGTGTGAATTTTATTAGCTGTAATAGGCCGAATCGTACTAGCCCATTAATCGAGTCGTGTCCAGACCAACACGGATGGAGCGACCTTGATTCTTAGGCATTTTCAAGAATACTCAACTTTTCTCCAGCAAAATTCAATGTATCTCAAGTATCTGTATGAGTATAAATTATGTTGGGCCAAATACTTCATTTCTTGGGTTAGAATTCAAACGAAAGCATAATCTCAGTCTTCCGATCTCTTCAAAGCCAGCCCACTAGCACTCCGAACCACATCCAGGGAGTACAATGTCTCTCTCTCAACTCCCAAGTTTCACATAGCCCTTCCCAAAATTGATTTGAACCAGACGTATCAATGACGGCGTGAGCGACCATTGGTGGAGCGCGGCGACAAGGGCTAGAGCGAGAGTGGCAGGAGCACCCTGCATGGCTACGCTCTGAGCCTGAACTGTGAGTGTCGGGGCCAACGAGAGGCAGCTGAGGGTGGCACAGTAGCCGGCACAATGGAGGGGGCTGGCTGCCAACAAAACTTAGAGCTGAGCCTCTTGAGAGCTATTGCGCAGCGCAATTTCTAGATTAATTTGTTTAGCTAGTGTTTGCATCGTTGCTGTATATTGTAAGCTCTATAAATTGAAGAAGAAATCAATTGATGAGCTCTAAGAGCCCAAAAGCTCCACAATGATTAATGGagcattttattttgatttggaAACAGGAATACCCAACGTCAAAACGTGCCGAGGTTCTGACCTATACAGGTCATGATGATCAGGCCTGGCTGGCATGGGCACAGCTCACTTTGCCGTTAGTCTACAAAGAGAACAAATAGTTTAGCATTTCGAACAGATTATTTACACGCAGAcaaataattttacatgaagAAAAAACAACTATATTGCAAAAAATATTCTTATAAGCATATGCACACATGCTAAATAGATAgtatataaaataaataaattatttaacaCATCAACTACTAAGTCTACAATACAATTAAATTAGTATACATTGAGTATGAATCGTTCATAAATGTGAACCTTCCATTGCCTTGTTAGCATGTAGCAATCAGCTAGCCAGCGAAAGAAAACATCTTGTTAGCGATAGGCAGCATCATCATGTATGCATGTGTATAGGCCTAGTTACTTCATCGATCCCTATCATCGAtccttaaaaaataaaaaataaactataaaataaaaagcaagatagaaaataaaaatattagaaaataagaaagaaaaataaaataaaaggggagaaaaaaataaaaataagataCATGCCAAAAATATTATCCACGGAAAGactaaaagtaaaaaaaatgaaaacattGAAGGACAACATAGAAAGGAAATTAAAATAAATGAGAAGAAAAACGATCCTACCTTCTTGCATGTTGCAGTTTGCATGTTCTCTTGAAAATAAACATGCAAtaagaaagaaaacaaattaTGCATGTTGCATGCAAGCTGTGCATGCACATGATTCGCCAGTGACATCTCCCGCATTGGATTCCATGCAAGAAAAATAAATTGAGAATGTTGCATGCAAGCAGCCGACAGACTGTACGGAGAAATTAGAAATTTAATGTGAACCGGTGGCCGGAAACATAATGCGCTAACAGCCACACTGCGTTGTTGGGCCAAATATGAAAAGAAAAGGCCCAAGCCCCAATCAATTCCTCTTCAGGCGATGGATCTGGTGTTTGCAACCCGCGTGATATATATCCACCGCGTCAAACGATAGTGAACtgagcaaaattttattttcttatttttctatatTAATTCATTTAGTTAGCTTTTGTATCATTACTGTAAGCTCTATAAATtgacaaaaaaaatcaattgatgaactttaaGAGACCAAAATACGGGTAAGACTCCACATGATCCATCGagcattttattttgatttggaATACCCAATTTCAAAATCCTAGCTCCGTCAGTGCA
The nucleotide sequence above comes from Panicum virgatum strain AP13 chromosome 3K, P.virgatum_v5, whole genome shotgun sequence. Encoded proteins:
- the LOC120698607 gene encoding beta-galactosidase 7-like — protein: MPPPLLRQPMLCGHARPFLLPPAGRQVQVQQVERSRNPKELPREDHTSRPINKVRGHREREMGAVPEAVAAVAVLVGLAAAAAAAGRGRGWSEEDSGVPGEVTYDHRALVLDGARRMLFAGEMHYPRSTPEMWPKLIAKAKEGGLDVIQTYVFWNVHEPVHGQYNFEGRYDLVRFIKEVQAQGLYVNLRIGPFIEAEWRYGGFPFWLHDVPDITFRSDNEPFKQHMQRFVTDIVNMMKHEQLYYPQGGPIIISQIENEYQMVEPAFGSSGQRYVSWSAAMAVNLQTGVPWTMCKQNDAPDPVINTCNGLICGETFVGPNSANKPALWTENWTSRYLIYGNDTKLRSPEDIAFAVAYFLARKNGSYVSYYMYHGGTNFGRSASSYVTTNYYDGAPLDEYGLIWQPTWGHLRELHTTVKQSSEPLLFGTYSNFSLGQEQEAHVFETESRCVAFLVNFNPHQTSEVVFRNISLQLAPKSISILSDCKIVVYETAKVNAQHGTRTTEQVQSLNDINTWKAFKESIPQDVTKAMHTGNQLFEHLTTTKDETDYLWYIVGYEYTPSDDNQLVLLNVESRAHILHAFVNNEYVGRVHGSHDGPANIILSANISLKEGPNSISLLSAMVGSPDSGAHMERRVFGIRKVSIQQGWEPEQILNNELWGYEVGLFGERNRIYTQEGSDNVEWTAINNLTYSSLTWYRTAFPTPAGNDAVVLNLTGMGKGEVWINGESIGRYWVSFKAPSGNPSQSLYHIPRQFLNPQDNVLVLFEEMGGDPQQITVNTVSITGVCGNVNELSAPSLQSQDKEPAVDISCQEGKQISAIEFASYGNPIGDCASYGIGSCHAESSEWAVKQDCVGKTRCSVPVTPAKFGGDPCPGIQKSLLLVASCR